One Aliiroseovarius sediminilitoris DNA window includes the following coding sequences:
- the rsmI gene encoding 16S rRNA (cytidine(1402)-2'-O)-methyltransferase: protein MKPQNTQLDPGLYLVATPIGNARDITLRALDVLASADVIAAEDTRTTRKLMDIHGIALNGRKLIPYHDHSGDAARAGIVKLIAAGKSVAYASEAGSPLIADPGYALAREMSDGGYYVTALPGASATLAALSLSGLPTDRFLFAGFPPAAKGARATWLAELLPLPTTLVIFESAKRIQKLLAELCSSGAEMRQAAVCRELTKKFEEVKRGTVAELAEMLTEKPIKGEVVIVLDRPGDVQDEGAMEDLLTKAMEDMSMKDAVNAVAQALGLPRRKVYQAALELGRQE from the coding sequence GTGAAACCCCAAAACACCCAGCTTGATCCGGGCCTCTATCTTGTGGCGACCCCCATCGGCAACGCGCGCGACATCACGCTGAGGGCCTTGGACGTTCTGGCGTCGGCTGATGTGATCGCGGCTGAAGATACCCGCACGACGCGCAAGCTGATGGATATTCATGGCATCGCACTGAATGGGCGCAAGCTCATTCCCTATCACGACCATTCCGGGGACGCCGCACGGGCGGGCATCGTGAAGCTGATCGCTGCGGGCAAATCCGTCGCGTATGCCAGTGAAGCGGGCAGCCCACTGATTGCCGATCCCGGGTATGCGCTTGCGCGTGAAATGTCCGACGGTGGGTATTATGTCACTGCCCTTCCAGGTGCTTCTGCAACGCTTGCGGCGCTCAGCCTGTCAGGGTTGCCTACAGACCGATTTCTGTTTGCCGGGTTTCCGCCAGCGGCCAAAGGGGCGCGGGCAACATGGCTTGCCGAGTTGTTGCCCTTGCCAACCACGCTTGTCATCTTTGAAAGCGCCAAACGAATTCAGAAATTGTTAGCTGAATTGTGTTCGTCTGGAGCGGAGATGCGTCAAGCGGCGGTGTGTCGTGAACTGACCAAGAAGTTTGAAGAGGTGAAGCGTGGCACCGTGGCCGAACTCGCGGAGATGCTGACCGAGAAACCGATCAAGGGTGAAGTCGTAATTGTTCTCGACCGGCCCGGCGACGTGCAAGACGAAGGGGCGATGGAAGATTTGTTGACCAAGGCCATGGAAGATATGTCGATGAAAGATGCCGTCAATGCGGTCGCACAAGCACTGGGTCTGCCCCGTCGCAAAGTCTATCAGGCGGCGCTTGAGCTTGGACGTCAGGAATGA
- a CDS encoding [protein-PII] uridylyltransferase — protein sequence MPGSEPNRDAFPPVPDLICPSRDIFDGDALWAELQPIFEGAPDAATVRNATVSLLRNAMKSGRTAIASALAEHPLEAYPAIASYAFLTDGIVSLIYRVAIERLHPLANPTASERIALLAVGGYGRAEMAPQSDVDLLFLTPYKITPWAESVIESMLYMLWDLRLKVGHASRTIDDCLRLGHDDFTIRTALLEQRHICGDAELAQKLADQLWKKLFKNTLAEFIEAKLAERDARHEKQGDQRFMVEPNVKEGKGGLRDLQTLFWVAKYQHRVKKPQDLVLKGVFTEDEYETFREAEEFLWAVRCQLHLVTNRPSDQLTFDLQVEVADRLGFKDTEGRRGVEHFMQAYFLHATQVGDLTRIVLSALEAAQLKEAPALLRLFKRRKRLKPGYKEKHGRLDVVSDTAFLSDKLNLLRLFEEGLRTGMLIHPDAMRLVSANLDLIDDDMRNDKEANRIFLGLLLKHGNPERALRRMNEVGVLAAFIPEFEPIVAMMQFNMYHSYTVDEHTIQVISNFAQIERRELGDQLPISTEILNRGINRKVLMVAMLLHDIGKGRPQDHSILGAQIARKVAPRLGLNAKDSATVEWLVRYHLLMSDMAQKRDIADPRTVRDFAKAVKTMRRLELLTVLTVCDIRGVGPNTWNNWKATLIRTLYNQTQRALEEGMEDLNRATRGTEAKRALRQELSDWTAKDLRAETARHYDSYWQGLHVTAHKVFAKLLRDIKDDEVRIDIYEDEERDVTRVYFALADHPGIFSRIAGALTAVRANIVDARTYTSKDGYATACFWVQDSDGHPFDVARKERIEKMLHRLLRGEVIATEANANSDKLKKRERVFKVPTHITFDNDGSEIYTIIEVDTRDRPGLLHDLTRTLANANIYIASAVIATYGEQVVDSFYVKDMFGLKIMAEHKKLQLEAKLRQAIEQSAERATA from the coding sequence GTGCCGGGTTCTGAGCCAAACCGGGACGCATTCCCCCCGGTCCCCGATCTGATCTGTCCGTCGCGCGACATCTTTGATGGTGACGCGCTGTGGGCGGAATTGCAGCCCATATTCGAGGGCGCGCCTGACGCGGCAACGGTGCGAAATGCCACGGTGTCGTTGTTGCGCAATGCAATGAAGTCGGGCCGCACTGCCATTGCCTCTGCGCTGGCCGAACACCCGTTGGAGGCCTATCCGGCCATCGCCTCTTATGCCTTTCTGACGGATGGGATTGTCTCTCTCATATACCGGGTGGCCATTGAACGTTTGCATCCGCTTGCCAACCCCACCGCCTCGGAACGTATCGCGCTTTTGGCTGTGGGTGGCTATGGTCGGGCCGAAATGGCGCCCCAGTCCGATGTCGATCTGTTGTTCCTGACGCCGTACAAGATCACCCCTTGGGCCGAAAGCGTCATCGAAAGCATGCTGTATATGCTGTGGGATCTGCGGCTGAAAGTTGGCCATGCGTCTCGGACGATCGACGATTGCCTGCGTCTTGGCCATGATGATTTCACGATCCGCACCGCATTGCTGGAACAGCGTCACATCTGCGGAGATGCTGAACTGGCCCAGAAACTTGCCGATCAGCTTTGGAAGAAGCTGTTCAAGAACACGCTGGCCGAGTTCATCGAAGCCAAACTTGCCGAACGCGATGCCCGGCATGAAAAGCAGGGTGATCAGCGGTTTATGGTCGAACCCAATGTGAAGGAGGGCAAGGGCGGGTTGCGCGATCTGCAAACCCTGTTTTGGGTCGCCAAATACCAGCACCGAGTGAAGAAACCGCAGGACCTCGTCTTGAAAGGCGTGTTCACCGAAGATGAATACGAAACCTTCCGCGAAGCCGAGGAATTCCTTTGGGCTGTCCGCTGCCAGTTGCACCTTGTGACCAATCGACCTTCTGACCAACTGACATTCGATCTTCAGGTCGAGGTTGCGGATCGTCTTGGGTTCAAGGATACCGAAGGGCGGCGGGGGGTCGAACATTTCATGCAGGCCTATTTTCTTCACGCCACCCAGGTCGGCGACCTGACGCGCATCGTTCTGAGCGCGCTGGAAGCTGCGCAATTGAAAGAGGCTCCGGCGCTCTTGCGGCTGTTCAAGCGCCGCAAGCGCCTGAAACCGGGGTATAAAGAGAAGCACGGCCGTCTTGACGTGGTCAGTGACACCGCTTTCCTGTCCGACAAGTTGAACCTGCTTCGCCTGTTCGAAGAAGGCCTGCGCACCGGCATGCTGATCCACCCGGACGCCATGCGTCTGGTGTCCGCCAATCTTGATCTGATCGACGACGATATGCGCAACGACAAGGAAGCCAACCGGATTTTCCTTGGTCTTCTGTTGAAACACGGCAACCCGGAACGTGCGCTGCGCCGGATGAACGAGGTGGGCGTCTTGGCTGCCTTCATCCCCGAGTTCGAGCCGATCGTGGCGATGATGCAGTTCAACATGTACCACTCCTATACGGTGGATGAGCACACAATTCAGGTGATTTCGAACTTCGCGCAGATCGAACGGCGCGAGTTGGGGGACCAGCTTCCGATCTCGACCGAGATCCTGAATAGAGGCATCAACCGCAAAGTGCTTATGGTGGCAATGCTGCTGCATGATATCGGAAAAGGGCGACCGCAGGACCACTCCATTCTTGGCGCACAAATCGCCCGCAAAGTGGCCCCCCGACTTGGATTGAACGCCAAGGATAGCGCCACTGTTGAATGGCTTGTCCGCTATCACCTGCTGATGTCGGACATGGCGCAGAAACGCGACATTGCCGATCCACGCACGGTGCGGGATTTCGCAAAAGCTGTGAAAACCATGCGGCGGCTGGAGCTTCTGACAGTGCTGACAGTCTGTGACATACGCGGTGTGGGTCCGAACACTTGGAACAATTGGAAAGCCACACTGATCCGCACGCTTTACAACCAGACGCAACGCGCGTTGGAAGAGGGGATGGAGGATCTGAACCGCGCCACCCGCGGCACCGAGGCCAAACGCGCCCTGCGTCAGGAGTTGTCCGACTGGACCGCCAAAGACCTGCGGGCCGAGACCGCACGCCACTATGACAGTTATTGGCAGGGGCTGCATGTCACCGCGCACAAGGTCTTTGCCAAGCTCTTGCGTGACATCAAGGATGACGAAGTGCGGATCGACATCTACGAAGATGAAGAACGCGATGTGACACGTGTCTATTTCGCGCTCGCGGATCATCCGGGCATCTTCTCGCGCATCGCAGGTGCCTTGACGGCAGTGCGGGCCAATATCGTGGATGCGCGGACCTATACCTCGAAAGACGGGTATGCGACAGCCTGTTTCTGGGTGCAGGATTCAGACGGTCATCCGTTTGACGTGGCGCGCAAGGAACGCATTGAAAAGATGCTTCACCGCCTGCTCAGGGGCGAGGTCATCGCGACCGAGGCCAACGCCAACAGTGACAAGCTGAAAAAGCGCGAGCGTGTGTTCAAGGTGCCCACGCATATTACTTTCGACAATGACGGATCCGAGATTTATACCATCATAGAGGTCGATACACGCGACCGCCCCGGCCTGCTGCATGACCTGACAAGGACACTGGCGAATGCGAATATCTATATTGCGTCGGCCGTGATCGCCACCTATGGCGAACAGGTGGTGGATTCCTTCTACGTCAAGGACATGTTCGGATTGAAAATCATGGCCGAGCACAAGAAATTGCAGCTTGAAGCCAAACTGCGGCAGGCGATCGAGCAATCGGCCGAAAGGGCTACGGCGTAA
- the murJ gene encoding murein biosynthesis integral membrane protein MurJ produces the protein MASRLARGFMTVGGWTMASRILGFVRDIMIGAFLGSSAVAEAFLIAFSLPNMFRRFFAEGTLNVAFVPMFSKKHEGGEGAKEFARDAMSGLAFILVIFTIIAQIFMPALVYAMASGFADDSRFDLAVTYGRIAFPYILFISMAALLSGVLNATGRFMAAAAAPVLLNVIFIVAMFIADSFGYDIGNALAWTVPVAGIAQVVLVWVAASRAGYRLVPRRPHMTPELKRLFIIAAPAALAGGVTQINLLVGRQVASFFDGAVAWLYYADRLYQLPLGVVGIAIGIVLLPELSRNLRSGDNLAGRNALSRAGELSLALTFPAAVALMVVPTQLIEVLFQRGAFTSDDTASTALATAIYGAGLPAFVLQKVLASVYFARENTRTPFHFAIVGMIVNLVVAVGLSYWIGFIAAAIGTTVAGWAITGLTWIGAARMGDDTRFDARFWRRFWRLAAASWTMGAVLWVLVLVMGPMFGIPGLKIVALVILVVGGIVTYGCLGQLFGAFRLSEVKGALRRG, from the coding sequence ATGGCTTCCAGACTGGCGCGAGGCTTCATGACCGTGGGCGGCTGGACGATGGCCAGCCGCATCCTTGGCTTCGTGCGTGACATCATGATCGGCGCGTTTCTGGGATCATCGGCGGTTGCCGAGGCGTTTCTGATCGCGTTTTCCCTGCCCAACATGTTCCGTCGGTTCTTTGCCGAAGGCACATTGAACGTCGCTTTCGTTCCGATGTTTTCCAAGAAGCACGAGGGCGGCGAAGGCGCGAAGGAGTTCGCGCGCGACGCCATGTCCGGTCTGGCCTTCATTCTGGTGATTTTCACTATAATCGCGCAAATCTTCATGCCCGCGCTGGTCTATGCCATGGCGTCCGGCTTTGCCGATGACAGCAGGTTCGACCTTGCCGTCACCTATGGGCGCATCGCATTTCCATATATCCTGTTCATATCAATGGCGGCTTTGCTATCCGGCGTGCTTAACGCCACAGGCCGGTTCATGGCCGCAGCGGCGGCGCCGGTGCTTCTGAACGTGATTTTCATCGTGGCGATGTTTATCGCTGACAGCTTTGGCTATGACATCGGCAATGCCTTGGCCTGGACCGTTCCGGTTGCAGGTATTGCGCAAGTCGTGCTGGTCTGGGTGGCGGCAAGTCGGGCAGGCTATCGCCTTGTGCCGCGCAGGCCACACATGACGCCAGAGTTGAAACGCCTCTTCATCATCGCCGCCCCCGCCGCGCTTGCAGGTGGCGTGACGCAGATTAACCTGCTGGTGGGTCGTCAGGTGGCCAGCTTCTTCGACGGGGCGGTGGCGTGGCTTTACTATGCCGACCGGCTTTATCAACTGCCGCTGGGCGTCGTCGGCATCGCCATCGGGATCGTTCTGCTGCCCGAGTTGTCGCGCAACCTGCGGTCCGGGGACAATCTGGCTGGCCGCAATGCTCTGAGCCGTGCTGGCGAGTTGTCGCTGGCCCTGACCTTTCCGGCTGCGGTTGCCTTGATGGTGGTCCCGACCCAACTGATCGAAGTGCTGTTCCAGCGCGGTGCGTTTACGTCGGATGACACCGCGTCGACCGCTCTGGCCACGGCCATTTACGGGGCTGGGCTGCCCGCCTTCGTGCTGCAAAAGGTGCTGGCATCGGTCTATTTCGCGCGCGAAAACACCCGCACGCCGTTTCACTTTGCCATCGTCGGGATGATCGTCAATCTGGTGGTCGCTGTCGGGCTAAGTTATTGGATCGGCTTCATCGCTGCCGCCATCGGAACAACTGTAGCGGGCTGGGCGATCACGGGCCTGACATGGATCGGCGCGGCCCGGATGGGAGACGACACCAGGTTTGACGCGCGCTTCTGGCGACGCTTCTGGCGGCTGGCGGCGGCCAGTTGGACCATGGGTGCGGTGCTGTGGGTTCTGGTGCTCGTCATGGGCCCAATGTTCGGCATTCCCGGCCTGAAGATCGTGGCGCTTGTCATCCTGGTCGTTGGCGGGATCGTCACCTATGGTTGCCTGGGGCAACTGTTTGGTGCCTTCCGCCTGTCCGAGGTCAAAGGCGCTCTGCGCCGGGGCTGA
- a CDS encoding rhomboid family intramembrane serine protease gives MSSYREESPVNPLPPVVIALAVFLIGIELVFAAGSRGFIGGPQAAGWRITMIEEWGFREPLFAWMVENGRFPLPDLARFFTYPFLHLSFTHLLFVLVFLLALGKMVGEVFSSLAFLVVYFGASIGGALAYWMVWDTPVVLFGGFPAVYGLIGAYTFILWTNLAATGGNQLSAFRIIAFLMGLQLIFGLLFGAGLNWVSEIAGFVTGFGLSFLVSPGGWSNVLTRLRRR, from the coding sequence ATGAGCAGTTATCGCGAAGAAAGCCCCGTGAACCCTTTGCCGCCGGTGGTGATCGCGTTGGCGGTGTTCCTGATCGGGATCGAACTGGTGTTTGCTGCGGGCAGCCGAGGCTTCATTGGTGGGCCACAGGCCGCAGGCTGGCGCATCACGATGATCGAGGAATGGGGCTTTCGCGAGCCCCTGTTTGCCTGGATGGTGGAAAACGGGCGCTTTCCGCTGCCGGATCTTGCTCGGTTTTTCACCTATCCGTTTCTACACCTGAGCTTCACTCACCTTCTGTTTGTGCTCGTATTTTTACTGGCGCTGGGCAAGATGGTGGGCGAAGTGTTTTCTTCTCTCGCGTTTCTGGTGGTGTATTTCGGTGCCTCGATCGGCGGGGCGTTGGCCTATTGGATGGTATGGGACACACCGGTAGTTCTGTTTGGCGGATTTCCCGCTGTTTATGGGCTGATCGGGGCCTATACGTTCATTTTGTGGACCAATCTTGCCGCGACCGGAGGAAACCAGCTTTCCGCCTTCCGTATCATCGCGTTTTTGATGGGATTACAGTTGATTTTCGGGCTGCTGTTTGGCGCAGGTCTGAATTGGGTGTCAGAGATTGCAGGGTTCGTCACTGGCTTTGGCCTGTCTTTTCTCGTCAGCCCCGGCGGGTGGTCAAACGTGCTGACCCGGTTGCGCAGGCGGTAG
- the trpS gene encoding tryptophan--tRNA ligase, with amino-acid sequence MTNHTPRVFSGVKPSGGLQLGNYLGAIKRFVDMQGQDYEAIFCVVDLHAITVWQDPKELKDATREVTAGYLASGIDPAQSVLFNQSQVPAHAELAWLFNCVARVGWMNRMTQFKDKAGKNAEKVSLGLYAYPALMAADILLYHATHVPVGEDQKQHVELTRDIAAKFNHDYGAEGFFPLPEPIIEGPATRVMNLRDGSKKMSKSGESDMERINMTDDADTIAKKFKKARTDPEPLPDTLEGLKGRPEARNLVDIYAGLSETTPEAVITEFAGAGWGTFKPALADLAVAKLGPISEEMARLMNDKAEIDRVLAQGAERAEAIAQPILDQTYDIMGFLRSRRG; translated from the coding sequence ATGACCAATCACACGCCACGCGTCTTCTCAGGCGTCAAGCCTTCGGGCGGGCTGCAATTGGGCAACTACCTTGGTGCCATCAAGCGATTTGTGGACATGCAAGGGCAGGATTACGAGGCCATTTTTTGCGTCGTCGACCTGCACGCGATCACCGTCTGGCAAGACCCGAAAGAGCTGAAGGATGCCACCCGGGAAGTGACCGCGGGCTATCTGGCATCAGGGATCGACCCGGCGCAATCTGTTCTTTTCAACCAAAGTCAGGTGCCCGCGCACGCCGAACTTGCATGGCTGTTCAACTGCGTTGCGCGCGTGGGCTGGATGAACCGCATGACACAGTTCAAGGACAAGGCTGGCAAGAACGCCGAGAAGGTGTCGCTGGGCCTGTACGCCTATCCTGCGCTGATGGCTGCCGACATTCTTCTGTATCACGCAACCCATGTGCCTGTGGGCGAGGATCAGAAGCAGCATGTCGAACTGACGCGCGACATTGCCGCCAAATTCAACCATGATTATGGGGCCGAAGGCTTTTTCCCCCTGCCCGAACCGATTATCGAAGGGCCGGCAACGCGCGTGATGAACCTGCGCGACGGATCAAAGAAGATGTCCAAGTCCGGTGAAAGCGACATGGAGCGGATCAACATGACCGATGACGCCGACACGATTGCCAAGAAGTTCAAGAAGGCGCGCACCGATCCGGAACCTTTGCCAGATACGCTTGAAGGTCTCAAGGGTCGCCCCGAGGCGCGCAACCTCGTGGATATCTATGCTGGACTGTCCGAAACCACGCCCGAAGCGGTCATTACCGAGTTTGCAGGGGCCGGCTGGGGCACGTTCAAGCCTGCCCTGGCCGATCTGGCTGTCGCAAAGCTGGGGCCAATTTCAGAAGAGATGGCGCGGCTGATGAATGACAAGGCCGAGATCGACCGCGTTCTGGCGCAGGGGGCTGAACGCGCCGAAGCCATCGCCCAGCCAATCCTGGATCAAACCTATGACATCATGGGGTTTCTGCGGTCGCGCCGGGGGTAA
- a CDS encoding YraN family protein: protein MSGLVSYLSGQTAEETVAADYLRRGQKVEARRWRGTYGEVDLIARDGDTVVFVEVKKSRDFLRAAERITSAQLERIHATACEYLENEPKGQMTPCRFDVALVNAQGATEIIENALAY, encoded by the coding sequence ATGAGCGGTCTTGTCTCCTACCTGTCCGGGCAGACCGCCGAGGAAACGGTTGCGGCTGATTACCTTCGCAGGGGGCAGAAGGTGGAAGCGCGCCGTTGGCGTGGCACTTATGGCGAGGTTGACCTGATCGCCCGCGATGGCGATACGGTGGTATTTGTCGAGGTCAAGAAATCCCGCGACTTCTTGCGCGCGGCTGAAAGGATCACGTCCGCACAGCTTGAGCGCATACATGCCACGGCCTGCGAATACCTTGAAAACGAACCGAAGGGCCAGATGACGCCGTGCCGCTTCGACGTTGCCCTGGTCAATGCTCAAGGCGCGACCGAAATCATCGAAAACGCATTGGCCTATTGA
- a CDS encoding hemerythrin domain-containing protein produces MTHMPTIRQKALPEDMRLLLRDYPREAWQDDPNFAASIQNWMGAHVMFGQLAELIRLNTEGYLDKQIAPEDHARRLSQYGNLLVRNLHGHHHWEDRKFFPELSAADARFDHGLDTLEADHVVLDDLLDRFTRQANRVVTLTQMDESQAREEAQPVHDMTEVLEGFLSRHLTDEEDLVVPILLHHKLRG; encoded by the coding sequence ATGACACATATGCCAACCATAAGACAAAAGGCGCTCCCCGAAGACATGCGCCTGTTGCTTCGGGATTACCCACGCGAGGCGTGGCAGGATGACCCGAATTTCGCCGCGTCCATTCAGAACTGGATGGGGGCACATGTCATGTTTGGACAACTGGCCGAGTTGATCCGCCTGAACACAGAAGGGTATCTGGACAAACAGATCGCACCGGAAGATCACGCGCGGCGCCTGTCGCAATATGGGAACCTGCTGGTGCGCAACCTGCATGGGCACCACCATTGGGAAGATCGCAAGTTCTTTCCAGAGCTATCCGCTGCCGACGCACGCTTCGACCACGGGCTGGACACGCTGGAGGCTGACCATGTCGTGCTGGACGATCTGCTGGATCGGTTCACCCGGCAAGCCAACCGGGTGGTGACACTGACCCAGATGGATGAATCACAAGCGCGCGAAGAAGCCCAACCGGTGCACGATATGACAGAAGTGCTTGAAGGTTTCCTGTCGCGCCATTTGACAGATGAAGAGGATTTGGTCGTGCCGATCCTGCTGCATCACAAATTGCGCGGGTAA
- a CDS encoding TIGR02453 family protein, with protein sequence MFTKETLAFLGDLKANNTRDWFTENKARYTLHVKDAAKVFCDDLASRLAARYGTDVTAKMFRIHRDLRFSKDKTPFNAHVHIGFGDAATGAAWMFGLHPDELKIGYGLFAFDKQRLALWRDVVAGSAGDKLTDLLEDARQNGLRIPEPELKRVPSPYPADHPNATLLRHKGLAVWQDAFHLDHALGHDAGTRIADALRAFDPLRNWMVEHLPA encoded by the coding sequence ATGTTCACGAAGGAGACCCTGGCCTTTCTAGGCGATCTCAAGGCCAACAACACTCGCGACTGGTTCACCGAAAACAAAGCACGCTATACCTTGCATGTGAAGGACGCGGCCAAAGTCTTCTGCGATGACCTCGCCTCACGGCTGGCGGCACGATATGGCACCGATGTCACCGCGAAGATGTTTCGTATCCACCGCGATCTGCGGTTTTCCAAGGACAAAACGCCCTTTAACGCCCATGTGCATATCGGGTTCGGCGACGCCGCGACGGGGGCGGCGTGGATGTTTGGCCTGCATCCCGATGAACTCAAGATCGGTTATGGCCTGTTTGCCTTTGACAAACAGCGGCTGGCACTATGGCGCGACGTTGTGGCAGGATCGGCGGGCGACAAGCTGACGGATCTGCTGGAAGATGCACGCCAAAACGGGCTGCGAATCCCGGAACCGGAGCTCAAACGCGTGCCATCCCCCTACCCTGCTGATCACCCCAACGCCACATTGCTGCGTCACAAGGGTCTCGCCGTTTGGCAGGACGCTTTTCATCTGGATCACGCCTTGGGTCACGACGCAGGGACCAGGATCGCCGACGCATTACGAGCCTTCGACCCACTGCGCAACTGGATGGTGGAACACCTGCCAGCCTGA
- a CDS encoding CDGSH iron-sulfur domain-containing protein gives MKRKEYTGQDITVSFDLGRCIHSRNCFLQLPKVFDPGNRPWVQPDQAAAEEVAAVIRACPSGALAYRRGYGRDEQPPQINRLAILENGPLVLAGDISVEGGETQTRVALCRCGQSKNKPYCDNSHVDAGFATTGEPAPKTPPEKDGQGGAVKVDRQPDGPLKIDGNVEMCTGTGKRIAKLGMAYLCRCGQSKNKPFCDGSHKQAGFKDTPG, from the coding sequence ATGAAACGGAAAGAATATACTGGTCAAGACATCACCGTAAGTTTCGATCTTGGGCGTTGCATCCATTCGCGAAATTGCTTTCTGCAATTACCCAAGGTGTTTGACCCGGGCAATCGCCCATGGGTGCAGCCCGACCAAGCCGCCGCGGAAGAGGTCGCAGCGGTGATCCGCGCGTGCCCGTCTGGCGCATTGGCCTATCGGCGTGGTTATGGGCGGGACGAACAACCGCCGCAGATCAACCGTCTGGCGATCCTTGAAAACGGGCCGTTGGTTCTGGCGGGCGACATCTCGGTCGAGGGTGGCGAAACGCAAACACGTGTGGCCCTGTGCCGCTGCGGGCAATCGAAGAATAAACCCTATTGCGACAACAGCCACGTGGACGCGGGCTTCGCCACAACCGGTGAACCTGCACCAAAGACCCCGCCGGAAAAGGACGGGCAAGGGGGCGCAGTGAAGGTTGACAGGCAACCGGACGGTCCCCTGAAAATCGACGGGAATGTCGAGATGTGCACCGGAACCGGCAAGCGCATTGCCAAGCTGGGCATGGCATATCTGTGCCGCTGCGGACAATCGAAGAACAAGCCGTTCTGCGATGGCAGCCACAAGCAGGCTGGTTTCAAGGACACGCCGGGGTGA
- a CDS encoding penicillin-binding protein activator — protein MFSVFVRTRKAIGLLLATLGLSALAACGVPSPQAGQNINPGKPVPVALLVPGGSGSANDANLAASLENAARMAMAELSGVEIDLRVYNTGGSPNQAGAMATKAVNDGAKIILGPVFAQSANAAGVAVSRRNVNVLSFSNNTDIAGGNVFVLGNTFENVANRLVRYAARSGKGRIMVLHGNDPAEVQGSNAIRAAIANSSATLAGTASFDLTQNGIINAMPAISSKVKSSGAQSVFFTSGTSGALPFLAGLLPENGVDPTTTQFIGLQRWDIPSNALALPGVQGGWFALPDPGLSSRFASRYQARYGAAPHPIAGLAYDGIAAIGALAKSGRANALTTTALTQSQGFVGVNGIFRLRPNGTNERGLAVAQVRNNQVVVIDPAPRSFGGAGF, from the coding sequence ATGTTCTCTGTTTTCGTCCGCACCCGCAAGGCGATCGGCTTGCTGCTTGCCACTTTAGGGCTGTCCGCGCTTGCCGCATGTGGCGTCCCCAGTCCTCAGGCCGGACAGAACATCAATCCCGGAAAGCCTGTGCCGGTGGCCCTTCTGGTGCCCGGCGGGTCTGGATCGGCCAATGATGCGAACCTTGCTGCATCACTTGAGAACGCCGCCCGCATGGCGATGGCAGAACTGTCTGGGGTCGAAATCGACCTGCGGGTTTACAACACGGGTGGAAGCCCGAATCAAGCGGGCGCAATGGCGACCAAAGCTGTGAACGACGGTGCAAAAATCATTCTGGGACCGGTCTTTGCCCAAAGTGCAAACGCTGCCGGTGTGGCAGTGTCACGGCGCAATGTGAATGTGTTGAGTTTCTCGAACAATACCGACATTGCCGGCGGCAACGTCTTTGTTCTGGGCAACACGTTCGAAAACGTCGCAAACCGCCTGGTGCGCTATGCTGCGCGCAGTGGCAAAGGCCGCATCATGGTCCTGCACGGCAATGATCCGGCCGAGGTTCAGGGCAGCAACGCCATCCGCGCAGCGATTGCGAATTCAAGCGCGACGCTCGCCGGGACTGCATCGTTCGATTTGACGCAAAATGGTATCATAAACGCGATGCCTGCGATTAGTTCAAAAGTCAAAAGTTCGGGCGCTCAGTCGGTATTCTTTACATCCGGCACGTCAGGCGCGTTGCCGTTCCTTGCCGGTCTTTTGCCGGAAAATGGCGTCGACCCGACCACCACCCAATTCATCGGGTTGCAACGCTGGGATATCCCGTCAAACGCGCTGGCCCTGCCCGGCGTTCAGGGCGGATGGTTCGCCCTGCCCGACCCCGGATTGTCCAGCCGTTTTGCCAGCCGCTATCAGGCTCGATATGGCGCAGCACCGCACCCGATTGCCGGTCTTGCCTATGACGGCATCGCGGCCATCGGCGCGCTTGCGAAATCTGGTCGTGCAAATGCTTTGACAACGACCGCATTGACGCAATCGCAAGGGTTTGTAGGCGTTAACGGCATCTTCCGCCTGCGCCCCAACGGCACGAACGAGCGCGGGTTGGCGGTCGCTCAGGTTCGAAACAATCAGGTCGTCGTGATCGATCCTGCACCCAGAAGCTTCGGCGGTGCCGGGTTCTGA